A single window of Malus sylvestris chromosome 5, drMalSylv7.2, whole genome shotgun sequence DNA harbors:
- the LOC126621586 gene encoding receptor-like protein EIX2 yields the protein MASFATYVLNTSYHLKIAHYLLLLFLASSHLHTSVNSCIDEERRALLAFKEGVTDPSRRLSSWVGLDCCQWKGISCNNSTGRVEMMNLRNAYMYTLSGFDGERDEMEYSSLGGKINPSLLRLKHLNYLDLSQNDFRGISIPEFFGQIKSLRYLNLSSASFGGEIPPHLGNLSNLNYLDLSEESHNSLLELPSENLNWLSRLSSLKYLNLKGLDLSDIRVSWLNVVNMLPFLVELHLSSCQIQGLPPLSPANFSLASLLILDVSYNDLKFPFPEWFFNLTNLRKLDLSGNSLRGPLPSEFESFKSLEHLDLSFNSLESQIPKLIGSFCNLKILNLAQNQFDGGIQELLGGLSSCPNSVLESLDLSSNMLQSKLPASLGMLHNLKFLTLYDNNMNGSIPESLGQLSQLVHLDLSFNPWEGFLIESHFINLTRLKYFALGRVDPKPILPIPLTFKVSYDWVPPFMLHKINIGYCKVGPAFGVWLQSQTELLFVKLHGTEISDSIPENWFLKISSRVQYLDLSHNQIHGKLPLQLKFPNAVIFDLSHNQFQGPLPLWSGDNVVKFKLETNSFSGPIPLNLDQKFPKLESLYLAENHLNGTIPPSIGNLKNLLLLSLRSNQLSGEFPQEWSLLTDIMILDAAYNNLSGKLPSSMGALGSLFMLKMNNNNLEGEIPQSLENCTCLRNIDLGDNKFTGKIPSWIGLNVPFVSILRMRSNFLSGHIPQQLCNLENLHILDLAHNSFTGTIPKCLNNLTALKVAYYSAYNIYLEYAQQTGVMKGRELQYNTSLMYVKSIDLSANCLEGEIPEEICSLVLLHNLNLSMNQLSGDIPLEIGNLVQLENLDLSLNQLLGQIPQSLSSLTFLSYMNVSYNNLSGRIPLGNQLQTLIDSSIYEGNPFLCGFPLSTACSEDGNPTAKDPKDNDNEDGHDELWFFVSLVLGFIVGFWGVCGTLVLKKSWRYAYFRWFDTIKDKAKLAIAVKVLGRFRRNF from the coding sequence ATGGCTAGCTTTGCAACTTACGTACTCAACACTTCTTATCACCTCAAAATAGCTCACTATTTGCTCCTCTTGTTTTTGGCCTCTTCACATCTACACACTAGTGTGAATTCATGCATCGATGAAGAGAGACGTGCGCTTCTCGCCTTCAAAGAAGGTGTTACTGATCCTTCCAGGAGGCTTTCTTCGTGGGTTGGACTTGACTGCTGTCAGTGGAAGGGAATTTCATGCAACAACAGCACAGGTCGTGTTGAAATGATGAATCTCCGGAATGCGTACATGTatacactttctggttttgATGGAGAGAGGGACGAGATGGAGTACTCTTCTTTGGGTGGTAAGATAAATCCTTCTTTGCTTAGATTGAAACATTTGAATTACCTAGACCTAAGCCAGAATGATTTTCGAGGGATTTCCATTCCCGAATTCTTTGGTCAGATTAAAAGTTTGAGGTATCTCAATCTCTCATCTGCTTCATTTGGAGGAGAGATTCCACCTCATCTTGGTAATTTGTCAAACTTGAACTATCTTGACCTCAGCGAAGAATCTCACAACTCTTTGCTTGAACTCCCTTCCGAAAACTTGAATTGGCTTTCTCGTCTCTCTTCCCTAAAGTACCTCAATCTCAAAGGACTGGACCTCAGTGACATCAGGGTAAGTTGGCTAAATGTTGTCAACATGCTACCTTTCCTAGTAGAGTTGCACTTGTCATCATGCCAAATTCAAGGCCTTCCACCACTTTCACCGGCAAATTTTAGTCTTGCATCACTTTTGATCCTTGACGTGTCATACAACGATTTGAAGTTTCCGTTTCCTGAATGGTTTTTCAATCTGACTAACCTCAGAAAACTTGATTTAAGCGGAAATTCTTTGAGGGGTCCCTTGCCAAGTGAATTTGAAAGCTTCAAATCACTTGAACACCTTGACTTATCTTTCAATAGCCTCGAGAGTCAAATTCCAAAACTTATTGGGAGTTTTTGCAATCTAAAGATCTTAAATCTTGCACAGAACCAATTTGATGGAGGGATTCAAGAGCTTTTGGGTGGTTTATCAAGTTGTCCCAATAGTGTTTTAGAGTCACTGGATTTGTCATCGAATATGTTGCAAAGCAAATTGCCTGCCTCTTTAGGGATGCTACACAATTTGAAGTTTCTTACCCTCTACGATAATAATATGAATGGGTCCATTCCTGAAAGTTTAGGGCAACTCTCTCAGCTAGTTCACCTCGATCTATCGTTCAACCCGTGGGAGGGCTTTTTAATTGAATCCCATTTCATAAATCTCACAAGATTAAAATACTTTGCATTAGGCAGAGTAGACCCAAAGCCAATTCTACCTATTCCCCTCACTTTTAAAGTGTCTTATGATTGGGTTCCTCCTTTCATGCTTCACAAAATTAACATTGGCTACTGTAAAGTAGGTCCTGCCTTTGGGGTATGGCTTCAGTCTCAAACTGAACTACTTTTTGTCAAACTTCATGGTACTGAAATCTCAGATTCCATACCCGAGAACTGGTTCTTGAAGATATCTTCCCGTGTTCAGTACTTGGATTTATCTCACAATCAAATCCATGGAAAACTTCCACTCCAATTGAAATTCCCGAATGCAGTGATTTTCGATTTGAGTCACAACCAATTTCAAGGGCCATTACCACTTTGGTCAGGCGACAATGTGGTTAAATTTAAGCTGGAAACCAATTCATTTTCAGGGCCAATCCCATTGAATTTGGACCAAAAGTTTCCCAAATTGGAATCACTCTATCTTGCAGAAAATCATTTGAACGGTACCATTCCGCCCTCCATTGGCAACTTGAAAAACTTGTTACTCCTTTCTCTGAGAAGCAATCAGTTATCTGGAGAATTCCCACAAGAATGGAGTTTATTGACTGACATAATGATTTTAGATGCTGCATACAACAATCTGTCAGGCAAGCTTCCTAGTTCAATGGGTGCCTTGGGTTCTCTTTTCATGTTGAAGATGAACAACAATAATCTCGAAGGTGAAATTCCTCAATCCTTGGAAAATTGCACTTGTTTGAGGAACATTGATCTTGGGGACAATAAATTTACTGGGAAAATACCTTCATGGATAGGATTGAACGTGCCGTTCGTGTCAATCCTAAGAATGAGGTCAAATTTTCTAAGTGGACATATCCCTCAACAGTTGTGCAATCTCGAGAACCTCCACATCTTAGACCTTGCTCACAACAGCTTTACAGGGACTATTCCCAAGTGCTTGAATAATCTCACTGCTCTGAAAGTTGCTTATTACAGTGCTTATAATATATATCTGGAGTACGCTCAACAAACAGGAGTGATGAAAGGAAGAGAACTCCAGTATAACACATCTCTGATGTATGTAAAAAGCATTGATCTTTCAGCGAACTGCCTTGAAGGTGAAATCCCTGAAGAAATATGCAGCCTCGTTCTGCTGCACAACTTGAACTTATCGATGAATCAATTAAGCGGAGACATCCCCTTGGAGATTGGAAATTTGGTGCAGCTCGAAAATCTTGATCTCTCACTCAACCAACTTTTGGGACAGATTCCTCAAAGTCTTTCATCCTTGACCTTCTTATCTTACATGAATGTATCGTATAACAACTTGAGTGGCAGAATTCCTTTGGGCAACCAGCTCCAAACACTGATCGATTCATCCATTTACGAGGGCAACCCGTTTCTTTGCGGGTTTCCTCTTTCTACTGCATGCTCAGAAGATGGCAATCCTACTGCCAAGGATCCAAAAGACAATGACAATGAAGATGGACATGATGAGTTGTGGTTCTTTGTTAGCTTGGTACTTGGCTTTATCGTAGGCTTTTGGGGCGTTTGTGGCACATTGGTTTTGAAGAAGTCATGGAGGTATGCCTATTTTCGGTGGTTTGATACCATCAAGGATAAGGCAAAGTTAGCAATTGCAGTGAAAGTACTTGGTCGTTTTCGAAGGAACTTTTGA
- the LOC126621585 gene encoding receptor-like protein EIX2, with protein MDTNYHLSIAHYLLLLLLVSSYMPSTTKLCFCFDGDELSSTVKTNLCIYEERQALLIFKKHLVDPSSRLSSWVGRDCCRWEGISCNNSTGRVVKMNLRNPHPYPDYYDELEESAYKKSCLGGKINNSLLKLKHLNYLDLSKNFFHSNEIPKFFGELKGLQYLNLSSASFEGEIPPSLGNLSSLNFLDLGLNHDLSSRNLNWLSHLSSLKYLNLKHMNLRSTGVSWAYDITMLPSLLELHLSSCQIESIPLISLQHINLTSLLILDLSNNMFSSAFPSWLFNLTNLRELDLASNNFSDPFPSEFANFKSLEYLDLSDTGLKGQIPKVIGNLCKLKFLSLSNNNFDGGIEEFWRRFSNCPNNSVESLALSNCDLHSQLPASLGMFKSLQNLNLRENYLWGSIPDSMGNLSSLKTLDLAENNMNGPIPDSIGNLLSLETLDLSFNKMNGSIPESLGQLSQLISLYLSYNSWEGVLTESHFINLTRLQDFQIEVQVIDLPMSLVFDMAYDWIPPFKLHTIKITNCRVGPSFGVWLQSQIELIDVTLRGNAIMASIPEEWLLLSSQLESLDLSNNQFCGNFPSHLKFPSLKYIDLSHNQLEGPLPLWWSTNVTYLLLGSNLFSGSIPSNIDQMMPNLNTLSLSENHLNGTIPPSIFNMQQLEVLSLRSNQLSGEFPHVWIAKSNILYLDVGQNSLSGNIPTSLGVLSSLTELKLNNNNFSGEIPDSLKNCSSLKSIDLGDNKLSGNIPLWIGGSNVSLLSRLRLRSNYFSGHISRQLCNLRHLHILDFSHNSLSGTIPMCLHNLTSLVDESDTQSIGYEEQATLTLKGRELVYNKTLMLVKIIDLSSNKLRGEIPDEISSLLLLGTLNLSKNQLTGKIPSKIGNLHLLETLDLSHNRLSGQIPQSLSSLTFLSHLNLSYNNLSGRIPSGNQLQTLNVSSIYMENPLLCGVPLSNKCPEDNTFPAKDAKDKNEGGNQDKLWFYVSVVLGFIVGFWSVCGTLILKTSWRYAYFQFFDDIKDKVALGIALEVGRFQRMFSDV; from the coding sequence ATGGATACCAACTATCACCTTAGTATTGCTCACTATttgcttcttttgcttttggtCTCTTCCTACATGCCGAGTACCACCAAACTCTGTTTCTGTTTCGATGGTGATGAACTTTCAAGCACTGTGAAAACAAATTTATGCATCTACGAAGAAAGACAAGCGCTTCTCATCTTTAAAAAACATCTTGTTGATCCTTCCAGTAGGCTTTCCTCTTGGGTGGGTCGCGACTGCTGTCGATGGGAAGGTATTTCATGCAACAACAGCACTGGTCGTGTCGTGAAAATGAACCTCCGGAATCCACATCCGTATCCTGATTATTATGACGAGTTGGAAGAGTCAGCTTATAAAAAGTCTTGCTTGGGAGGTAAGATAAATAATTCTTTGCTTAAACTGAAACACTTAAATTACCTAGACCTAAGCAAGAACTTTTTTCATAGCAATGAAATTCCTAAGTTTTTTGGGGAGCTTAAAGGTTTGCAATATCTCAACCTCTCATCTGCATCATTTGAGGGAGAGATTCCCCCTTCTCTTGGTAACCTGTCAAGCCTAAATTTTCTTGATCTCGGGTTGAATCATGACTTATCTTCCAGAAATTTGAATTGGCTTTCTCACCTCTCTTCCCTAAAATACCTTAATCTCAAACACATGAACCTTCGCAGCACCGGAGTCAGTTGGGCATATGATATTACCATGCTTCCTTCATTGTTAGAGTTACACTTATCTTCGTGCCAAATTGAAAGCATTCCACTCATCTCACTACAACACATTAATTTGACATCACTTTTGATCCTTGATTTGTCAAATAATATGTTTAGTTCTGCATTTCCCAGCTGGCTTTTTAATCTTACTAATCTCAGAGAACTTGATCTAGCCTCGAATAATTTCAGTGATCCTTTCCCAAGTGAATTTGCAAACTTCAAATCTCTGGAATACCTTGATTTATCTGATACGGGCCTAAAAGGTCAAATTCCCAAGGTCATTGGAAATTTGTGCAAGCTAAAGTTTTTAAGCCTTTCTAACAACAATTTTGATGGGGGGATTGAAGAGTTTTGGAGGCGTTTCTCAAATTGTCCAAATAATTCAGTAGAGTCACTAGCTTTGTCAAATTGTGATCTGCATAGCCAACTGCCGGCCTCCTTAGGAATGTTTAAAAGTTTACAGAATCTCAACCTCCGTGAAAACTATTTGTGGGGCTCAATTCCAGATTCCATGGGAAACTTGTCATCCTTGAAAACATTGGACCTCGCTGAAAATAACATGAACGGGCCCATTCCAGATTCCATTGGAAATTTGTTATCCTTGGAAACATTGGACCTCTCTTTTAATAAGATGAACGGCTCCATTCCAGAAAGTCTGGGACAACTCTCTCAGCTAATTTCTCTATATCTGTCTTATAATTCATGGGAAGGTGTTCTAACGGAATCCCATTTCATAAATCTTACTAGACTACAAGATTTTCAAATAGAAGTTCAAGTCATTGACCTACCCATGTCCCTTGTTTTTGACATGGCTTATGATTGGATTCCTCCTTTCAAGCTCCACACAATTAAGATCACAAATTGTCGGGTGGGTCCTAGTTTTGGGGTATGGCTTCAATCTCAAATTGAACTGATTGACGTCACTCTTCGTGGTAATGCAATCATGGCTTCTATACCAGAGGAATGGTTGTTGTTATCTTCCCAACTCGAAAGTTTGGATTTATCTAACAACCAATTTTGTGGAAATTTCCCTTCACATTTGAAATTTCCAAGTCTAAAATATATTGATTTGAGTCATAATCAGTTGGAGGGTCCACTCCCACTTTGGTGGTCCACTAATGTCACTTACCTTCTTCTTGGAAGCAATCTATTTTCTGGGTCAATTCCCTCCAATATTGACCAGATGATGCCCAATTTgaacactctctctctttcggAGAATCATTTGAATGGCACTATTCCTCCTTCTATTTTCAACATGCAGCAATTGGAAGTCTTGTCTTTAAGGAGCAACCAACTATCTGGAGAATTCCCTCATGTATGGATTGCAAAGAGCAATATTTTGTATCTAGATGTTGGTCAAAACAGTCTCTCTGGCAATATTCCCACTTCATTGGGAGTATTAAGTTCCCTAACAGAATTAaagctcaacaacaacaattttaGCGGTGAAATTCCCGATTCCTTGAAAAATTGTTCTAGTTTGAAGAGTATTGATCTTGGAGACAACAAATTATCTGGTAACATACCTCTATGGATAGGAGGATCAAATGTATCCTTATTGTCTAGGCTACGATTACGATCCAACTATTTTAGTGGACATATTTCCCGACAATTGTGCAATCTTCGCCACCTTCATATCCTTGACTTTAGTCACAACAGTCTTTCGGGTACTATTCCCATGTGTTTACATAATTTGACTTCACTGGTGGATGAATCAGATACACAATCTATTGGTTATGAAGAGCAAGCCACACTGACACTAAAAGGACGCGAACTTGTGTACAACAAGACTTTGATGTTGGTCAAGATCATTGATCTTTCTTCAAATAAGTTAAGAGGTGAAATCCCTGATGAAATAAGTAGTCTCCTTCTACTGGGTACATTGAATTTGTCCAAGAATCAATTGACTGGAAAGATCCCCTCCAAGATCGGAAACTTGCATTTGCTTGAAACCCTTGATCTCTCACACAACCGCCTCTCGGGACAGATTCCTCAAAGCTTGTCATCTTTAACCTTTTTGTCCCACTTGAATTTGTCTTACAACAACTTGTCCGGAAGAATTCCTTCAGGAAATCAGCTCCAAACGCTCAATGTTTCTTCCATTTATATGGAAAATCCATTGTTGTGTGGTGTTCCTCTCTCAAATAAGTGCCCTGAAGATAATACTTTCCCAGCTAAGGATGCAAAAGACAAGAATGAAGGTGGAAATCAGGATAAGTTGTGGTTCTATGTCAGCGTGGTACTTGGCTTCATAGTAGGCTTTTGGAGTGTTTGCGGTACATTGATCTTAAAGACATCGTGGAGGTATGCCTATTTTCAATTCTTCGATGACATCAAAGATAAGGTGGCACTAGGAATTGCATTGGAAGTGGGTCGTTTCCAAAGAATGTTTTCTGATGTTTGA